The proteins below come from a single Danio aesculapii chromosome 25, fDanAes4.1, whole genome shotgun sequence genomic window:
- the cdkn1bb gene encoding cyclin dependent kinase inhibitor 1Bb, whose amino-acid sequence MSNVRLSNGSPTLERMEARLSDQPKPSACRNLFGPVDHEELKKDFQRQLRAMEDASADAWNFDFSTHTPRADGRYQWEALDICSVPGFYSRSERGKGSDIHICSSGNNNDNNVDVNGNHDCRVTEQSAETPETPREPRKRSSCLDSSCQSKRSHICVDEVTRTPRKPKKSRKPLSPTPT is encoded by the exons ATGTCCAATGTTCGCTTGTCTAATGGCAGCCCGACGCTGGAGCGGATGGAGGCGCGACTGTCCGACCAGCCGAAGCCGTCGGCGTGTCGAAACCTGTTCGGCCCGGTGGATCATGAAGAGCTGAAGAAGGACTTCCAGCGGCAGCTCCGGGCGATGGAGGACGCGTCGGCGGACGCCTGGAACTTCGACTTTTCCACGCACACGCCGCGCGCCGACGGTAGATACCAGTGGGAAGCCCTGGATATTTGCTCGGTTCCCGGGTTCTACAGCCGATCGGAGCGGGGGAAGGGCTCCGATATTCACATCTGCTCCTCTGGGAATAATAACGACAATAATGTGGATGTTAACGGGAATCACGACTGTCGGGTAACCGAGCAAAGCGCGGAGACGCCCGAAACGCCCCGAGAGCCGAGGAAAAGAAGCTCCTGTCTCG atTCATCGTGTCAAAGCAAACGCTCACACATCTGTGTGGATGAAGTGACCCGAACGCCCAGAAAACCCAAAAAATCCAGAAAACCATTGAGTCCGACACCCACATAA
- the yars2 gene encoding tyrosine--tRNA ligase, mitochondrial has protein sequence MAASIARSCCRVKSHFILRKTSYCKSFFHSSASKSTSLLSSLHNRGLLKDSFPETAAQAEIPDLLRSGPQAIYCGFDPTADSLHAGNLLAIIGLLHFRSAGHHIIALLGGATAQIGDPSGRQTERERLSPAAVQQNARGILESLHRIFTHHELYFCPDSSRLGRLTVLNNRSWYKDYDLLEFFSEVGRSFRMGTMLSRHSVQARLKSAEGMSFTEFSYQLFQAFDFYQLHQLHGCRIQLGGTDQLGNIMSGHEFIHRKTGEEVYGLTVPLVTTSMGDKLGKTAGNAVWLNRDKTSPFEFYQYFLRLPDNSVERYLKLFTFLSLSEVEKLMEQQRKDPGKRIAHKRLAAEVTKLVHGKDGLESAKRCTTALYHSSIEALEQMSDTELQEIFREASFHEFFLEPGTTVLDACRRARAIPDGPRGYQMIKDGGVWINHQRAENPEQVLIVGQQILSNGLSLIRVGKRNFYILKWLSL, from the exons ATGGCTGCCTCCATAGCACGGTCATGCTGCAGAGTAAAATCACATTTCATCCTCAGAAAAACGTCGTATTGTAAATCATTCTTCCACTCATCCGCATCCAAATCCACCAGCCTTCTCTCCTCCCTCCATAACCGGGGTCTCCTGAAGGACTCTTTCCCGGAGACCGCGGCTCAAGCCGAAATCCCGGATCTCCTGCGCTCCGGTCCGCAGGCGATCTACTGCGGCTTTGACCCGACCGCTGACAGCCTTCACGCTGGAAACCTGCTTGCCATCATCGGCTTGCTGCACTTCCGATCCGCTGGACATCACATCATCGCGCTGCTCGGCGGAGCCACGGCGCAGATCGGCGACCCGAGCGGGAGGCAGACCGAGAGAGAGCGACTGTCCCCCGCCGCGGTGCAGCAGAACGCACGCGGGATTCTGGAGAGTCTCCACCGGATCTTCACTCACCACGAGCTGTACTTCTGCCCGGATTCCAGCAG GCTCGGCCGGCTCACGGTGCTCAACAACCGCAGCTGGTATAAAGACTATGACCTGCTGGAGTTTTTCTCGGAGGTGGGCAGGAGTTTTCGTATGGGCACGATGCTCAGCAGACACAGCGTCCAGGCCCGGCTGAAGAGCGCGGAGGGCATGAGCTTCACTGAGTTCTCCTATCAGCTCTTCCAGGCGTTCGACTTCTACCAGCTCCATCAGCTGCACGGATGCAGGATTCAGCTAGGAGGAACAGACCAGCTGGGGAACATCATGAGCGGACACGAGTTCATACACAG AAAGACTGGAGAGGAGGTTTACGGCCTCACGGTTCCTCTCGTCACCACCTCTATGGGTGATAAACTAGGAAAGACGGCAGGCAACGCCGTCTGGCTGAACAGAGATAAAACATCACCCTTTGAGTTCTACCAGTACTTCCTCCGTCTGCCTGATAACAGCGTGGAGCG GTACCTGAAGCTCTTCACCTTCCTCTCTCTGTCTGAGGTGGAGAAGCTGATGGAGCAGCAGAGGAAAGATCCGGGAAAGAGGATCGCACACAAACGCCTGGCTGCGGAAGTCACCAAACTGGTCCATGGCAAAGACGGCCTAGAAAGCGCTAAAAG gtgCACGACAGCTCTGTATCACAGCAGTATTGAGGCTCTGGagcagatgagtgacactgaacTGCAGGAGATTTTCCGAGAGGCTTCGTTCCATGAGTTTTTCCTTGAACCGGGAACAACGGTTCTGGACGCCTGCAGACGAGCACGAGCCATTCCTGACGGACCCCGCGG CTATCAGATGATCAAAGACGGCGGTGTCTGGATAAACCATCAGAGGGCAGAAAACCCAGAGCAAGTGCTTATTGTTGGTCAACAAATCCTCTCAAACGGGCTCAGCCTGATCCGCGTCGGCAAGAGAAACTTCTACATCCTCAAGTGGCTCAGTTTATGA